CCGATAAACATTGACAAGCTCAAGggactaattgataaaaaaattacttttggtATGAATGGCTCATCCCATGCAAATATAGGGAGCGAGTCGATATTTAAGCCTTTCCTCCCCCTACTGGAATTAAGCAATTCTACCTCCTTTTACTACCAAATGACTAAGTAAAGACAGGGCATCCTTCAACTATAATTCCGGGAGCCGTCGGACACGTAGCTAACGGACAGTGATCGATTTCCGTTCCCCACCAGTTCAATGTTTTGCCTGCATTTTGCAATGCAAAGAACAATAGTACACCCATGAAAGCAGTACCAGCATCCAATGCTGCAGATAGCACATAATTATATTTCTGCCACCAGCGTTTGTGATATCGGAAAACGAAGTAGTTGAAGATCGTTCCTGTGACAAGCCAGCTTGCTATGTTGGTGGGAGTTGCGGGTGGCATTCCGGCGAAACCATATGATATAACTGGTATGTTTATCAATGGTATCCATTTCTTTTCGGGGAACATTTTACTTAGTATCCAAATAGGTACTGGCAAGAAAGCTCCAATGAGGAATAACCATACCAGATTCCTGTACAATCCTCCAGGACCAAAGAGTCGTCTCGGTCCGATGAGGCCCCAAATAACGGAAGCATCGAAAGTGACTCGGTATTTGGGACATGTCCAAGTACTTTCAGGATGGAGTGATTCGATATCACAAATGTTGTCGATATTTTCCAACATCCACCATGCAACTGCAAGATTAACTGTCCCAGCTACCAGAGTTCCTACCAACTGATATATAAACAACACCAGATTATGAACATTCCAAACGAAAACAAACATGTCAAATGCTCAAAGTTCAGAGTTTTTAAGCTGTAGTACTAGTACCTGAGCTACATACATGCACCGCGGTGGTATTTTCATGTAATGACCGAGTTTAAGGTCAGACAAGAAGGAAAGAGCATGGATGGTGCTAATTCTTCCATAAATCTTGAAAAGCAAGTTGGCAATGGGTTTTCCTGGCAGGATATACCCAATTATGAACTGTGCAATTATGTCATATCCAGGTTGCTGCATTGCAGACACAAGAACATTATGAATCCGAAACTCAAACATGTCTAATTTTCAATGAAATAGTTTATAATCGTACCTGGTTTGTAGTCGCTTGAATGACCCCGATAGGAAGAGTAACAATCCAAGCCAAGAAAAAGGCAAAGAGCATAGCCCACCAAGGCAGCTGCACATCTTTTTTCCACACAAATGACATCAATAACGAGAGCGCCATGCTGCCTATCAAGAGAATCAAAAACCACCACTCAGGCACTTGCTTGTAAGTTTTCATCAATTTTGCATGAATGTCCAGTTTTGCATTCTTCATTGCCGACTTGCTCTGCCTCCAAATATCACTGCATAATACAAATCAACAATGTCATTGTTCAAGATTACATTCACATAAATGAAAGCTTGAAGTTAGGAAGCAGCTCACCTTCCATTAAACAAAGCCACATGAGTGAGAGTTGCCGTAAACCTTGCAAACCCTGATCCAATCGACAGGGCGAACAGAGGGCTGAGATACAGCTTACTATAACTATCATAAGCAGCAATATTAAGCTCATAATCCGGTGTCAGGATCTTTGTGGTATCATACTTGTGTCCACTATTAGTAAACAGCTGATTTGAAAACAACGGATACTTGCGAGCATCAAACGTATCAAACTTCCAATAACATAGAGGCACTATTATGTAGATGAACATGACAAAGCCAACTCCAACATTGAGAATGGATGACCAGGGTGCTACCAGGGGGCTGCCATGGTATGCGGTAATCCCTGCCCAATCCAGCGTAAACGCTCCAAGTCCAAGCCCATGGTAACCCGATCCTATTTGTTGCGCAGTGATGCTGTGAGGCCATGCCCAGCACACCCATGAGAAGAATGTCAATATCGGGAACAAGTAGCCGGGGAGTGCATAATAAAGAAAGCTTGCTGTCATCACTAAAAGGAAGAATCGCATCCGAGTCATGCCTTTGCTTTTCACCTCCTTTTCATGGAGTGCTCTGAAGAGACAAAATGAGATAAATCACAAAATAGATACTCTTTTTGTTTCATGCTCATATGTCATTAAAACCATAGTCTACTTTAGCTTAACTTAATCAATAATTTACATAAGATGTTACTTTTATGGTTCATAGACAATTTTTTAATGCCTCTAATCTAGAATTAGGCCGTGTTTCCTTTCGGAACATTATATCTATAAGGACAAGCATATCAGCAAATGAACTTAATGCCATTAGAATAGTCTAAAAGTTTACTAAATTATTCTAAAAACCAAGGATAGATTCATCAAGTAGTTTACATATTATACCAAAACATGACAAGAATTATGGAGATGCTATGTCCAGACTTACTATTTGTTTCCCATCTGCATCATCTTTGAACAACAGACAGTGATTGAATATGTTAAAAGATTAAAGTAATGGATGCCATTCTTTCTAAAGATTTGAATTGTTTGAAAGAGAATAAAGTGTTCAATTAACaagaattaattaataatcaacCAAATTCAACCAACTAGTTGTTTTATCATCTCGAGGCCCAAATTAAACAAAAGTCTCCAACACTATAAGGACAAAAACCTCAAGTTTTATTTTCCTACAACTACAATTTTCTCATCAACCAAACAGAAAGTGAGGAGATGGGAGGAAAAACAGACCTAAACAGAGAAACCTGAGCAAGATTTGCAGGCCACCACATCTCAACTGGATCAACCAGATATCTCCTCAGCATTCCAGCCCATCCATACCCAACTAGCTGCAAATCATATCCAAAAACATTAAACTTCAAATCCTCaatataaaaacacaaaaagtaCCCAAAAAATGAATAATTCAAAGCGCTGGACAGCATTCTGTCAAACTCGTGGGTTTTCCGACCAGCGCTTCCCCTTCCCCTTcccaattataaaacaaaaatgacATCAAATCTCAAAAATTTACGACTcaagtaaaaaaagaaaaaacaaacacaCCTGAGTAGTCAATACAATAAGAAGAGCacaaagaaaattcaaactctGCTTATAATAAGCCTTCATAACAGTAATAGCACCAATAGAATAAGCATCACCACCGCCATAGGAAACACCACAGTTAGCAAAAATAGTAACGATGACATGCTCCTTAATATTAAACGGGCCAGGATTCAAACTGAAACCCCAACCCAAGACCTTAAACTCTCTACTGGGCAAAGCTCTAGCCATAAACTTGCCAATGGGGAGAACACCAATTTGCATGAGAATGGCTGAGATAATGAGTGGCTGAGTACGGTAAGTGAAAAAAGTGTTGAGAAATATTAGAAGAACGCATGCAAGTAAACCAAGAAACCATGCACGAAATGTCAGCACTGGTAGAGTTGGATCGTCTGTTTCCGGTACTACTAATGCAACTTCCTCTACTGGACATCGTTCATGATCATCATCTTCTTGATGATCATTAGCCCCATTTTCACCATTTTTGTGGATTTGGGGTTTGCTTGCCATAGATTAGTGATCCAggttctttgtttttttttgttatctGCAGAGAAATAATTCTATACTTTCTATTGGAAAGCGTAATGAACAAAGACAGTGTGAGCTTTGTTATATAAGCGGACAGAGATTGTATTGTAATGTTCTGTAatagattatttttttaatgacaaGAATGCCCTTGTTAAAATGTGTTAATTACGAATTTGgtgttttttctatttttaagtcTACGCTTGGTCTTTTCGGAATGTATGATGGTTATTCTTCAAAGAGAAATTAAATGCTTATGACTATTATATCCTTGTTCTTTGTTTGCTGGTTTTCTTTGTTATGCCTATAATACCCTTGTTGTTTTTTTAGTACACTTTTTCTGTTTTAGAGTGATTTTAAtactgaatttaattttatttgtgtaTTAGTCCATCCTTTTAAAATGATAGGAGTTTTGTTGATTTTACatgaatttaaataattaatttttataattagaatgATATACTTTTACTATGATACTCTTATAATTCAATGGCTCTTtctacatataaaaaataattagaatggattttaaaagaaattaagctTATTATTATCAGATGAAATGAACATTAGTTTTTGGATTATTTGATTTCTTATGTTAATCAATAACATCCAAAAAAGTTGtctatcttttttattttatggagAAAAGCTATCAATCTTTAAATATATCTTGGAGTATTTGCCTTAACCAAATTAGGGAGAATATTAAAGGATTGAGAGCAAttctaaatttctaaatataatGACCATACAACACATTCACAActtttaattattcaataacAAATATATGTATTCTTATcatttaagaataaaattatcttttctttttatgattattatacTAGAAAAGGATGCATAAAATATGAGATTCCCATATTAAATTATCACATCCTACAATTAAattaaggcctaatcactcaaaaacctctcacctttaaattttttttcaattccacccggacgttgaaaatttgtcaattttacccacttttgaattttccgttttcaattgtaccccaatattttaatttttattaatttttttacttaaatgatgaaatcattcaattaattaaatctaaacatgaaattaaattcttttttattcaaaaaaagtacaaataagtcctttatttttaaaaactaactaaaaaccataatcaaattaacactaatttaaattcttaattaatttaactaaatttaaataaattttaaaaatatacaattaatatatgcgagacatggagaatgttttaaacaaattttcaaacgcaaaagacgttaatttaatttttcagggtacaattgaaacacaaaaatgcaaaatagggtaaaattgacaaatttttaacgtcGGGGTATGATTggaaaggggctaaaaggttggggttttttaagacattatgccttaaattaaatacataaaacataaagttttattatttttgatattagaTCAAGTTTAGTTAGATAAATGATAATGTACTTGTAGAGCTAGtttaacacaaacttttgaAACAATTCttaatttgtttacatttccTAAAATTCTTCTTATTACTACAATTATTGTTATTAGAAAAGtattaataacaataattattgGAGTATTTTTCATTTATGGACAAAACACTGAAGGGTCCAATTGAAGCATTGATTCTATTGCATGTGATAGAGATGTCGGGTTTCTGGTATCCAGTCatataagagcatctccaatgcactctctaaatatatcaaactctttaatttagagagtttcatgcaaaatttgaagtccaatggactctccacaatttaaatttaaagaagagagtgagtttggctctccacatgtGGAGAGTCAAATTCACTCTTTACTTcttatctttttaataaaatttgaaattcaaaatatataaattatctttttgtttttaaaaatatgtgttttgattttattttaatataaaaaattataaaaatgaaaattgtaataataaaagtaaatataataattaaataaattaatactaattGAATAAAACGTTATATTTAAAGAGTCTATtggagtaaaattaaaaaatgtgttCTTTATATGCAAGATGCTCTCTATCTTATAAAATATGCTCTTTAAAATAGAGAGTATCATTGAAGATGCTCTAATAGAAGCCAAATATGTCTGTATTACATTTAGTTTTCTAGCTTTCACTTTTAGTAGTAGTaacttttaaaatacttacctcAGAAAACAAATTTATGCAGCTTCgatatataatttgtttatgAGAAAAatctgattttaaaaatatttaaatcagttcatattataacatttaatttgtgaaaaatataaaaaatatatattttaaaaaacactcATATTTTAACCCctatttaattactattttcttACCTTATAAAGTCGTCAATTTTTTCCACAGTTCTACCTTCTATTTTTAGTTGTACTCTATTTTGTAAAATGAgctctttttcatttaattttttttaaaaaaaatcttgtaaataatttatttgaatatattttctttgcttgaaaaattcaaaatgaatgacttatttgaacttttatcaaacgaaaaaatattaatttaatatttataggtacaattgaaagtgaaaggtgcaGATTTGaccaaaattaataattttacaacatcaagaatataattaaatggaaaaagGATTAAATATGTCATACATATTTAGCCTGAAAATCAAGTTGGCCCTCTATATTTAGAAAATTGCTAAAACAcacttaacgttttaaaaaaaattcaaataagccCCTCCTTCTATCACCATCTGAAAATTTGCAAATCCTTACTTAACTGTAATCTGATGTGGTTTTTGAATCTTAGGCTGTTCAAATATGCCCTCAGTGTTTGACAATgtggttcaaatatgcccttaaaTAATGAAAGGGATGAAATATATACCCTCCatatatgaaaaagttcaaatataccTTTTATATATGAATAGGTTCAAATACGCCCTTCATTTATGAATAGGTTCAAATATCACCAGTAAGGGAGAGAAAAATTATCGATCGACCACATTAACCGACCAAACTGATGACTTACGGTCGGTTTGATTTTAAGTTTGGGATTAATCGGttaagttttaataaaaaatgtagatttttaatatgtttggttcgatttgggatttaaattatccaaataaatTAACCGAATAagcgaaattttaattttttttaattttttgttgtgTTTTCGTCAGTTTTGAGTTTCAATTATTCTATCCAAATTAACTGAATGAGATGTCCTACTAAAATCTTGAAAAATTTGTCTCGTATCAAAGGAATTTATTATCACTTGACTCCGTCCTaaattgataggcactatttcaattttctttgtcccaaattataggaaCTAGATATTTATCTTATTAAgtaattatcaaacatatccTTATTAATTATAGAGAATATCTTGAAAGACAACAAAAGTCACTAAAAGACAAACATTGCCACCATATTAAATAAGGGCAATTAtggtactccctccgtcccgtttaagaagggacaaatgagttttgcacaaagattaataaaataagacaatattttattttgtcatgtctATCTCTATTAATTAGTATAGTTTTTtctaataatagaataaatgtattgtaaattgagttgcatttaatgcatattaaaataattaaagggataaaagtggaAGTTCGATATAATTGGCACAGAAAACATGATATGACCTTCTTAGaagggacaaataaaaatagaatatgtcccttcttaaacgggacagatgaagtatttttttatgtattaactcattttatctagagaacttaaatttcttaatatcTGTGTTTGTCCTGAACTGACTATCAATTTGGGACAAAATCGAGTAGATTCTAAGAAACATCCAATCACTTTCGAGGTCGATTcgattttaaagtttaaaatttaaaacttaattcAAACTCgacaaaatatcattttagaATCTCGAGTTCAAACTTGATAGAATAATGAAACTCGAGCTCGATTCGACtttattatttgtataaatatttaaaaaataattatattttgacaaaataaagatactattgtgtttatatatataataataaagaataaaaaaatttacaaaagctTGACTAGACCCGCGGGCTTATCGAGCAGAGTATTTTGATACTCAAATTAAATTTGAACTTTTCTAAACATGACggaaatattttaacttttttatacaTAAATGGCACATTTGAATCTTTTTGTGCATGAAGGGCATGTTTGAAACACGTGCCAAACATTAAGAGCATATTTGAACCACCTCAAGTTCAATAAGCCACGTCAGATTTAACCTAAACAAGAATTGACGGTTTTTAGAACAGTGTTAAGAGTGGCTTGTTTAAGCtgttttttaaatgttaagtaTGTTATAGCACCTTTCTAGACATAGAGGGCTAATATGTTCCTCAGGCCAAATAGGGAGGGCGACGACAACTGGTTATTGTGGgttaagtttaatttaattaggattagatttaatttaattaggattaattgtattttattaattttaattaatagtgGATTAGCCAATTAGGTGTATAATTAAGGCTTTAACTAATTAAGGTTATAATTaggttataattaaaattttaattataattaattaagttaattaaataattaagaaatTCACTTTCCAAAGGGgctttttgatacgaaaacgcaagtttTGAGTTTATTTGTACCAAAAGCGGCGATAttgacttatttaatatttcgtgtcaagttgagggggtgattTGATCTTTTGTTCAATAAAGAGAAGCAAATTTGTGTATTAACGATTATAtgttttagggttaatgtcataaaaattcaccaactttacacgttttctcaatttaatcacgttctttaaaacttctaataaatatacaccaactttcattttttccaaattcatatacGGTGCTGACGTATCACttattcattggttaaaaatgacatacacctcagcaaattgcaccaatgaatgagtgtcacgtcagcaccgtgtatgaatttgagaaaaaaatgaaagttggtgtatgtttatgaaaaatttaaaaaaaaacgtgattaaattgaaaaaacatgtaaaattggtgaatttttatgacattactcCTATGTTTTATCTACAAATTAATCAaccactttttaattttagaaaaagagGACAAAATGCACaataaaaaaagcaaaaataaataaattcatggGTATTATATTAATTGGATATTTTAGTAATTAACTCAAATGAAAGGCCAATTTGTTAAAACAAAAATGATTAGGAACGGGCAATTTAGTAAAATTAGATCGTATTATTAATCTTGGAAAGTGCGAAAATAATgcaaaaactttacaaaaaaagaGATGTAATGATATAATTGGAGAATGTAATAATAGGTATTGCTGCTACCGTTGCTTTTCTCATGCTTGTGAAAATCATCTGCTTCTAAATGACTGACACACTTTTGTATCTGTCCTGGCATTTGCCACGTTGGCATTCCACGTGTTACATCTGTGGGTCCCACATTCTTCTTTGCAACTGGACCCTATCTCGCCCGGGGATGTTTCCACGTAGGACAAAAGCTCGTGTTTTGCTCATGTTTTCCTTCAATGCGACAATATCCGGTGGGTTCCACGTGGCATATCAAAGCTCCTTCTAATTTGCCTTATCTTTTCTAATTCACActtctttttctatttcttgCATTTATTATAACCGCTAATTGAGAATTATTTATgacaccttttttgaaattttccttttttatctaaaatttgatactccctccgtcccattttagaagtcccatttgactttacacacagattaagaaaacattaattattcttgtcttttcatgttttttcatgttttacccctattaatgatagtggaattttccataaaactcttttaagataactaaaataagggtaaaatagggtattcaatggaaaagtattctaaaaatagtaatgggactttttaaatgggacatctcaaaatagaatatgagactttttaaacgggacggagggagtagtgtatttttttataaaatctagAAATAGAGTTATAATTAAGGAGTTGCACTGAACTATTATAACGAAAAtgaagagaaatttttagatagaccgagtatatcacgtcatccgtaaactaaACCGCTCATAAtacaacacctcattaaaattagggcaatatcgtaatatcaccattaaaatttgaatgcatttattgcataattattacgatattgccatcattttaatgacgtgttgcATTATGAGTGGGttagtttacggatgacgtggtagactctGTCTAACTAAAAATTTCTCCGAAAATGAGATTTCGAAAAAAAAGTTTGACTCTTTTTTATCagcaaaattaaatttgagaataTCTAAATGTAAGTAAACTATATTTACTAAAACATATAAAAGCGGAATGAGCGATCTGCAAACCTAATGTGCTCGGTTCACTCAATCTTATGACAATCTGATGACTTGAACTACAATAAAGTCGGCACTTATCAGTACTAAAATTATCTTTTACGCTAACTAGTAGTATATCTCACTCAATTATGGACTTATAACATAATATACATCAAAACAAGAAATCCAAGTCCGTGCTATATTATAATCAGATTGTATATTATCAACAAACAtctaatgaaaatataaatacaaattatTATCGATATACAGAAAATATACTGAATACACGGTGACACCAATTTAGCTTGGCATTGACGCTAGGTCAGTGGCCtcaacatcaaatcaacaaaaaatatgtttttcacTTTTGGACCCCGATCTGATCCTGATTCgattcaaaaatattaaccaCATATTTATATAATGGTCTAGAATTTACTTCTTAAAATTACAGGTAATGTATATTTATGtactttttttaaacaattttcatATCTAACATAGACAATCTTgaggtttaaaatatttattactttGAATAAATTCATATATGAAATGGGTTTTAATGATATTGCttactatattttaaatgtatGTTCGGatccaattttaaaagatttagaaCTCATAAATTGCATTGTCGACTAATAAAGAATAATAATCATCCAATTAATTTCGTATCAATCAAACACGTACAAATCATAAGATTGCCATCAATATGCAATAGTGGTTGTATTAGGCATTTAAGACGGTaaacttataaaattaattttactcgTTACTTGGTAAAAATCCAGAATcaaatgtttatttaaaaaataatgtttttcttattttcttgaTGAATTAATGATAGTTCATATGTCACTTTAATTGTTTAATGCACATTTTCAGATATTTTTAGTGTTTATTAGATTTTTCAGATTATTGTTATTAGAGATTATATACGTTATCTTTTATAATATACTAATAGATTAATAATATTACTAAGTGACTCTTACAAAagtatctaaaattttataaatatttacaaaataggtgttatatttttttatttataaaattaccgagttaacttaaaaatatttgcagaaataccaaataataaaaattaattacaaaaatacagtatgtataatgttggtgtaatttcagtatatttaaACTCATGAaccgaaaaatttaaaaacaccaTTTGGTTTAATATTGATACCGAACCGACTTTCTGAACCGAAACCAAACCGATATACAAAATTCGGGTCGGTTAAATGCTATGACAATTCCGGTTTGGtttagtaaattgaaaaaatcCGGTTTCTAATAATCGGTTCGGTTTCATTCATTAGATTATCGAAGAAACCAAAAAACCGATTAAGTAAAAATGATGTGTTTTATTTATCATATAGAGTGCGGCGTACTTTTTACCTTTACcgtaattatatatatacaccTTATTTGTTTTGTTGGCCGCTATTTTATAAAGTTAACCTAATCCACCTTCTCTTCCTCTCTCAACCctaaaatcattttcttatcaTATTAACTCTAACCTAGCCGACCTTTTCTATTTCTgtataaattctaaaattttctTCTTACCAAATGAACTCTAATCTAGCCCACTATTTCTTCATTTCAATCTTCTCTCTTCGGTTACTCTTATTTATGGTTCAAATAATTGCAGCAGTTGCAGT
This region of Mercurialis annua linkage group LG1-X, ddMerAnnu1.2, whole genome shotgun sequence genomic DNA includes:
- the LOC126662487 gene encoding oligopeptide transporter 3 → MASKPQIHKNGENGANDHQEDDDHERCPVEEVALVVPETDDPTLPVLTFRAWFLGLLACVLLIFLNTFFTYRTQPLIISAILMQIGVLPIGKFMARALPSREFKVLGWGFSLNPGPFNIKEHVIVTIFANCGVSYGGGDAYSIGAITVMKAYYKQSLNFLCALLIVLTTQLVGYGWAGMLRRYLVDPVEMWWPANLAQVSLFRALHEKEVKSKGMTRMRFFLLVMTASFLYYALPGYLFPILTFFSWVCWAWPHSITAQQIGSGYHGLGLGAFTLDWAGITAYHGSPLVAPWSSILNVGVGFVMFIYIIVPLCYWKFDTFDARKYPLFSNQLFTNSGHKYDTTKILTPDYELNIAAYDSYSKLYLSPLFALSIGSGFARFTATLTHVALFNGSDIWRQSKSAMKNAKLDIHAKLMKTYKQVPEWWFLILLIGSMALSLLMSFVWKKDVQLPWWAMLFAFFLAWIVTLPIGVIQATTNQQPGYDIIAQFIIGYILPGKPIANLLFKIYGRISTIHALSFLSDLKLGHYMKIPPRCMYVAQLVGTLVAGTVNLAVAWWMLENIDNICDIESLHPESTWTCPKYRVTFDASVIWGLIGPRRLFGPGGLYRNLVWLFLIGAFLPVPIWILSKMFPEKKWIPLINIPVISYGFAGMPPATPTNIASWLVTGTIFNYFVFRYHKRWWQKYNYVLSAALDAGTAFMGVLLFFALQNAGKTLNWWGTEIDHCPLATCPTAPGIIVEGCPVFT